The window GTGCTTCTTATTCATGGAGAAGGACGGTTCTTCTCCGCGGGGGCGGATATAAAAGAGTTTACTAGCATCAAATCGGAAAGCGACTTCGCTTCACATGGCAAGCTTGGCCAAGACCTTTTTGAGAGAATGGAAAGATTTCCAAAACCAATCATTGCGGCCATCCATGGTGCGGCATTGGGAGGCGGACTTGAACTTGCGATGGCCTGCCATATCAGGCTGGTAAGTGAAACAGCCAAGCTCGGTCTTCCTGAGTTGCAGCTGGGACTTGTTCCGGGATTTGCTGGAACACAAAGGCTGCCTCGATATGTTGGCTTTGCACGCGCTGCGGAAATGATGTTTACATCTGAACCGATTACAGGCCTTGAAGCCGTCCACTATGGACTTGCCAACCACGCATATCCGGAAGCTGAACTGATGGAGCATGCTTTTACACTGGCAAAAAAGATTGCCAAAAAGAGCTCTGGTTCATTGAAGGCAGCGATTGAGCTTCTGAACTACTCTAAATCGGCACAGTTTTATGAAGGTGTAAAACGTGAAGCCAGCCTGTTCGGCGAGGTGTTCATGTCCGAAG is drawn from Bacillus sp. FJAT-18017 and contains these coding sequences:
- a CDS encoding enoyl-CoA hydratase; this encodes MEFLKWTDDGGIATISIARPPANALSSGVLKELASVLDEVEPRNDIRVLLIHGEGRFFSAGADIKEFTSIKSESDFASHGKLGQDLFERMERFPKPIIAAIHGAALGGGLELAMACHIRLVSETAKLGLPELQLGLVPGFAGTQRLPRYVGFARAAEMMFTSEPITGLEAVHYGLANHAYPEAELMEHAFTLAKKIAKKSSGSLKAAIELLNYSKSAQFYEGVKREASLFGEVFMSEDGKEGIQAFIEKREPDFKG